CACCTAATCTTTGCAAAAGTGAATATGAGGTCCCCGGGAGAGCAACCTGCAAACAGAAATTCATtaccataaaacaacaaaatatccataaataaaaaaaaaaaagaagaagaaacctGAAAAGCATTATCAGGGCAGCTATAGAAGAACTTGGAAATGGCTCCAGCGTTGACAGCAAGAGGAGGCCGGAGAGAGACAGTTGGGGCAGGAAGATAAACAAGCATGAAATCTGCAATTATGGCCATTACCTAGAAAAAAATACGAGTTTCAAGTGATTGAAATAACAGAGTTggatatttatttcataacaatcCATGCATTATGTGCTAATGTAACTCTCAGGATCAAGGAAAAAATACATTATAGAGGCAAaatatataaagttaaaaaaaatacaaattttgcaAAAGGAAAGTCTCAATGCTTACTCATAATACAAATTCAGCCATGAAATCAATCAATATCCTCATATACATAGTTTGAAATTAGCAAACAAGTCATCCTTGCTATTCAGAGCAAAAGAGGGGTGAAAAGGTAAGTGTTTAAAAGAAATCGGTTTATGAGGCAAAAACAGGCATACCACATCTGCAAAAACTATTTCCAGCTCCTTGAAAAAGTTTTCTCTGCGACGTTCATATTCTGCAGCAGTCTACAAAACAGGACATGAACATAAGCACAGCTACTGACAGTTaaagagtgaaaaaaaaaatagaattatgcATAACTAGGATGACAAGAAGTGGATCTTTTGAATTCAGATAGGGGATTTTAGGTATCCAATATTCTGATTtactaaaatgaaattatatcttACAACTTGTCTTTTAAAAGTTAAAGCATCATCAAATGTAATGGAAGTTGAGGGGTGAAGGAACAAACCTTGGTGAAGATCCCAACACCACATTCCATGGCGACTTTAGCTAAGAAAAGATCATCAGCCAAAAGCCTCTCTTTAAACCCACCAAACTGCATCAACCACCGCATGAACCCCGACTTTTCAAGCCCCAAGAACCTCTCTATAACAGACCCAGGAATCCTCCCAGATTGAATCGCAGCCGCCAAGTCCTTGGGTAAACTCTCCATTGATCTACCTGCCTCCGCCAACACAACCATAGCTTCTTTCCTGTTCTTATCACCCGCATcctcaccaccaccaccaccaccaccgccATTGCCTTTTCCATTGTCATCGTTTCCACCGCCACCATCTGAGTTGTTGATATCGCCACCATTGCCACCGGGAAGGGCGGAGAAGGTTAAAAACGGAGAAGGTTGGCGGTAGCGGagagtggtggtggtggtggagaagGAGGAAATGGGGAGGTGGAGAGGGAAAGTGGTGGAAATTTTGGGGATGGAGAAAGACTTATGGAGAGGAGAGAAGGAAGGGGAGGAAAGGCAGGTGGCGATGGACATTGCTGCGACGGGGGGGTGGTGATGATCCCCCtgggttttgtttgtgaaaaaactCCAAACGCCGGCAAACAGTCTGTGTCTCCAAGGGTTTTCGTGTGAAGGAAAACTTGTtacgttttattttattacaaaatttggTTAAACATAATTTGGGAGATATGGTAAGTTTATAACTTTTTGGTTGTTCCAAGTGCCTTTCGTTGAAATGGTAAGGTAATAAATTAGATGATGTTGATTTCAAATGGTaactttttgttattttatttcccTCATTTTACCACTAAAAAGGTTGTATATTTTCGTCTCATTTCCCATATATAGCATCTCAAAagcattttaaattttatgaatagcCTAAGTTTaatgattgaattttaaatttcacTAAAACCATTCTTAATTGTTTATCTTATTTTGTTATTAGATTAGGAGTTTTAACCACTACAATATCATGCATCTCCTAGTAAGATTCGTCAAAGActtttcatttcacattcattctcATGACAAATTTGGTCATATCATTTACTACTATGTTCTTCTGTCTTGATACATATATGACACGAAACTCCCCCACTTTTACCTTAATAAGTTTTGATCTCGAGTCTGACAACTCAACAAGTTAATTGCCTCTATAAAATTCGTCTCTAGGACAATCTTCTTAACTCCCTTTTCTTATGCGAGTTTAACTCCCTCAAAAGCCCCCCACTATAACTCAACTTCTAGCACCGGCCAAACCCCTAGCTTACAGGAGAACCCCCAAAATCAATATCCCTTATTGTCCTCGACCACTCCCCCCACTGCAACAACAAAGAGCCAACTCCCACAACTGCATCAGTAATCACCTTTATCCATTCCCTGTGCTGTTTCAAATTTGTAgatataattatttcaaaatttggttAAAAGCATTACTTTACGCCTTTCTTAGGAAAATGAGTTGATGTAAAATGCATGATTTCCTGTTAGTGAtcaatacattaaaaattaattaatgaaaaaaaaaaacctcactgcagcatttaaataaaaatcagaaATCAGAACACAAGAAGTACGTATTTTTTTTTCTAGCTTTATCTTTTCCCtattaaaattttgttgtttcatttttgggCTATAATCTGATTTAAGGCATATTTGTAGAAAACCTATAGGCCGAAAATGGTTTCCTGCATGAACCAATTTTccatactttattttctttggGTACATTTTTtccatactttatatgtataaaataatcttaatttatacgaaattttgaaaaataatttttacccATTACATGAATATCATTGAAAGAAATACCTAAAAGGATCacgatatatatatttatacatttttataagatataatatatattttttgaaataatgatagatttaattcaaaattttcctttatttttaaagTTGTGAATCTAATTGCATTAATTATAAGAAAACATAATAAGaagttgttatttttatttatatattttcgacTACATCAATTGAATTTAGATTTGCTGACATGAGTATCTTCCTTCTTCTCCTCTTCatctatattttgtttattttcttttctattgcCTCTGTTAGTTTTTAGTTATGCTATTTGAGTTTTAATCCTGTTAGTCAATTTAAATTGTACTAATTCTTAATTTATGTGTGTTGTAATATTTGGTTAAACTTTATAATTGATCAGATAATTTAtttgtaataaatttatatttgtcaTATTCGAGCATGTATTTGTCTTTTTATACATTAATTGTACACTTCAAAAATATACTTTTAcaatataaattatgttttaaatattttttatcattacCATTAAAAAATTGTCAATATAAGTATCTATATATCTTAAATTATACACAAAGTTCCTTTATAGATACTGCGTATTGCGAtataacttttattttgaaaggtatgcattttttttagtaagagaaaattgtatttttatatttttattacaaagTGCCTTGATAGTCATTGCTACACTGCCACCATCACCACTAGCTTTAGGAGCTACAACAACAGCTTTTAGATCGGACTTACATCCTCACGAGACTCTTTTTAAATGTCACAAATTAAGCAAACAATATATGACGTTTTAGATCAAATTTCTTGTGGCGTTTTTAAACGTCACAAATGAGGCAATCATTTCGTGACGCTTATTATTGGTCAACAGCTCTTTAAAAGTAATGgaattaatattttttgtgacgttttgaaagtgtcaccgaaAAGATACCTTTCCTTCACTTTTTTAAGCGTCATGATTTTTAGTTACACGAAATGTCACAAGTGTCAAAGATTactttttgtggcgttttcttttgttcttgtaACGTTTTTAAATTGTCACAAAAAGTCATTCTTGGTGTAGTGAACAACATTGCCGTTTGAAGGAACCGAAGCCAACTTCTTCTATCCAGATGTAATTATCTTGATGGCATCTTTGCCTTTGACTTGGAACAATAGCAACTCTAACCTATCATCATCAACTTCAACTGTATAATAGATCCAAGAATATCCTTCAAATCATTCGCGGAAGGGGACAAGTTCTCTCCCAAGACAACAAGAAAATAAGTAACGATCATCTTCACTCTTTTACTCGACCCTAAAAAATGAAAAGGGAAAATGAGCTATGGAGGAAAATCGATGCATGCAAATTTGATTTGGGAAGAAAGATACTTttgattgaaaaaagaaaaagctattcTCAGCTACTTTGAATTGTGCATTTAGTGGAAAGGCTTATGAATAGCTTTCAACGGATAATATT
This window of the Gossypium hirsutum isolate 1008001.06 chromosome A09, Gossypium_hirsutum_v2.1, whole genome shotgun sequence genome carries:
- the LOC107889326 gene encoding protein RETICULATA-RELATED 4, chloroplastic; protein product: MSIATCLSSPSFSPLHKSFSIPKISTTFPLHLPISSFSTTTTTLRYRQPSPFLTFSALPGGNGGDINNSDGGGGNDDNGKGNGGGGGGGGEDAGDKNRKEAMVVLAEAGRSMESLPKDLAAAIQSGRIPGSVIERFLGLEKSGFMRWLMQFGGFKERLLADDLFLAKVAMECGVGIFTKTAAEYERRRENFFKELEIVFADVVMAIIADFMLVYLPAPTVSLRPPLAVNAGAISKFFYSCPDNAFQVALPGTSYSLLQRLGAVMRNGAKLFAVGTTSSLVGTAVTNALINARKAVDKSSGAEVENVPILSTSVAYGVYMAVSSNLRYQVLAGVIEQRILEPLLHQHKLMLSAICFAVRTGNTFLGSLLWVDYARLVGIQKAHEEENTALE